Proteins from a genomic interval of Diospyros lotus cultivar Yz01 chromosome 6, ASM1463336v1, whole genome shotgun sequence:
- the LOC127803618 gene encoding probable beta-D-xylosidase 6, translated as MSRSTFLLFFLSILCLSCFTISTPPPITSYPQTQFACKPPYSSYQFCNTSLSVAVRAKSLISLLTLPEKVGLLENAAASVPRLGMPAYEWWSESLHGLGGNGPGVKFNGIIPAATSFPQVIVTGASFNRSLWYKIASAIAVEARAFFNVGQAGLTFWAPNINIFRDPRWGRGQETTGEDPLVAAAYAIEFVKGFQWEDRGHASRNEEEIGERRELQQADNSGESGELMASACCKHYTAYDLEKWGIYDRYNFDATVSKQDMEDTYQPPFKSCVEKGRASCLMCSYNSVNGVPACAHEDLFRKAREEWGFNGYITSDCGAVSFMYEYHNYTKTPEDAVAVAFKAGMDIECGEYTATYGLHAVEQGKLKEEHINRALFNLFSVQIRLGLFDGNPKNINHGSLGPSDVCTTEHKELALEAARQGTVLLKNDNKFLPLNRNKVPSLAIIGPMAKNYAMGGDYTGKPCNLKTVFDGFKSYAKTTSYAIGCLDGVPCKTRAGFAEAITLAKEADIVIVVAGLDTSQETEELDRYSLLMPGYQKDLITAIASVSKRPLVLVLAGGGPVDVSFAEKDSRIASILWIGYTGEVGGKAVAEIIFGDYNPGGRLPITWYPESFTKIPMTDMNMRPDPSRGYPGRTYRFYTGEKIYEFGHGLSYTNFTYKLLSAPNKLGMLRFTKATTRKIKALQTNGELGYIYVDELEYCDSLIFKLQVSVMNSGNMDGSHVMMLFSRGPKSLEMDGAPEKQLIWFDRIHTISRRSTEISITINPCEHLSFADVHGRRILPLGNYTLMLWNLEHTISINI; from the exons ATGTCTAGGAGCAcgtttcttctcttcttcctcagtATTCTATGTCTCTCATGCTTCACCATATCAACTCCACCACCAATCACTTCATACCCTCAAACCCAGTTCGCCTGTAAGCCACCATATAGTTCCTACCAATTCTGCAACACCTCTCTTTCAGTGGCAGTCAGAGCCAAATCTCTTATCTCCCTCCTTACCCTTCCTGAGAAGGTAGGACTACTCGAGAACGCCGCTGCCAGCGTACCAAGACTCGGCATGCCAGCCTATGAGTGGTGGTCAGAGTCTCTGCATGGACTTGGCGGCAATGGCCCCGGAGTAAAGTTCAATGGCATAATTCCAGCAGCCACCAGCTTCCCTCAAGTCATTGTCACTGGGGCTTCTTTCAACAGGAGTCTCTGGTACAAGATCGCATCGGCCATTGCGGTTGAGGCCAGAGCATTTTTCAATGTTGGGCAGGCTGGTTTGACATTTTGGGCGCCCAATATTAACATATTCAGAGACCCTAGATGGGGGAGAGGTCAAGAGACAACAGGAGAAGATCCGTTAGTTGCAGCAGCTTATGCCATCGAGTTTGTGAAGGGATTTCAGTGGGAGGATCGAGGGCATGCcagtagaaatgaagaagagattGGCGAGAGGCGAGAGCTACAGCAGGCAGATAACAGTGGTGAGAGTGGCGAGCTGATGGCGTCTGCATGTTGCAAGCACTACACAGCTTACGATTTGGAGAAATGGGGGATTTACGACAGATACAACTTTGATGCCACG GTGAGCAAGCAAGACATGGAGGACACGTATCAACCACCTTTCAAGAGTTGCGTCGAGAAAGGAAGAGCAAGTTGTTTGATGTGCTCATATAATTCCGTCAATGGTGTACCAGCCTGTGCGCACGAAGATCTCTTTCGAAAAGCTCGAGAAGAATGGGGGTTTAACGG GTATATTACCTCTGATTGTGGAGCTGTCTCCTTCATGTACGAATATCATAATTACACCAAGACTCCGGAAGATGCAGTAGCAGTCGCTTTTAAAGCAG GAATGGATATTGAGTGTGGAGAATACACGGCTACGTATGGTCTGCATGCAGTAGAGCAGgggaagttgaaagaagaacACATAAACAGAGCTCTTTTCAATTTGTTCTCCGTTCAAATTCGTCTGGGACTTTTTGATGGAAACcctaaaaatataaatcacGGAAGCTTAGGACCATCAGATGTTTGCACCACAGAGCACAAGGAACTGGCACTGGAAGCAGCAAGGCAGGGCACCGTTCTTCTAAAGAATGACAATAAGTTCCTGCCCTTGAATAGGAATAAGGTCCCATCCTTGGCCATTATTGGTCCAATGGCAAAGAATTACGCAATGGGTGGTGACTATACAG GAAAACCTTGCAACCTAAAGACTGTTTTTGATGGATTTAAGTCATATGCAAAGACAACATCATATGCGATCGGTTGCCTAGACGGTGTACCTTGCAAAACAAGAGCAGGATTTGCTGAGGCAATTACTCTTGCAAAAGAAGCCGATATTGTCATTGTAGTTGCTGGACTCGACACATCTCAAGAAACTGAAGAACTCGACCGCTATAGTCTCCTGATGCCAGGTTACCAAAAGGATCTTATTACAGCAATTGCGTCTGTGAGCAAAAGACCTTTGGTTTTAGTTCTTGCTGGTGGTGGACCAGTAGATGTGTCATTTGCTGAGAAAGACTCACGAATTGCTAGTATTTTGTGGATTGGCTATACTGGAGAAGTTGGGGGAAAGGCAGTTGCAGAGATCATCTTCGGAGATTATAATCCAG GTGGAAGACTACCCATCACTTGGTATCCAGAATCGTTCACTAAAATACCAATGACTGACATGAATATGCGACCTGATCCCTCTAGAGGTTATCCTGGGAGGACTTATCGATTTTATACTGGAGAGAAGATATATGAATTTGGACATGGTTTAAGTTATACAAACTTCACGTACAAGCTATTGTCTGCTCCAAACAAATTGGGCATGTTGAGATTTACCAAGGCTACAACAAGAAAGATTAAGGCACTTCAAACAAATGGCGAGCTTGGTTACATTTACGTTGATGAATTGGAATATTGTGATTCCTTGATTTTTAAACTACAGGTTTCTGTGATGAATAGTGGCAATATGGATGGAAGTCATGTTATGATGTTGTTTTCTAGAGGGCCAAAATCTTTGGAAATGGATGGTGCTCCAGAAAAACAGCTAATTTGGTTTGATCGTATCCACACAATATCCCGTAGGTCCACTGAAATAAGCATCACCATAAATCCTTGCGAACATCTAAGCTTCGCTGATGTGCATGGAAGAAGGATATTACCCCTtggaaattacactctaatgcTCTGGAATCTAGAGCATACtatttcaattaatatataa
- the LOC127803619 gene encoding pentatricopeptide repeat-containing protein At2g13600-like, translating into MLKNHICLRKEIRGRICRKRYFSNVAYHMFDEIPRGVYAREAAKQHMDSLGKKPTKYTFCSALNSCAKTSNWYLGLQIHAQVIQTGHEENLFISSALVDVYAKCGELADAWRVFDSMKMHDQVSWTSIIAGYSQNGDGRQAILLFKEMLLSQIRPNAVTYVGVISACIGLELAFECCISLHAHVVKLGTDRNSFVVSSLIDCYSKCGRVEQAVLLFDARAEKDIVLLNSMISGYSQNLFGEEALKLFIQMQKYSISPTDHTLTSILNACGCLAVLQQGRQFHALVIKMGSTCNVFVACSLIDMYSKCGSIDEARCVFDQAVKKNSVLWTSMISGYTQCGRGSCGLELFDYLVTKEGLMPDHVCLTAVLSACNHAGFLDRGIDYFNRMRRDYGLIPDLDQYACVIDLYARQGHLKKAKGLMEEMPFRPNSVIWSSFLHSCKVYGEIELGKQAALQLFKMEPQNAVPYITLASIYAGAGLWSEVAKTRKLLNLKEMKKNTGWSWVEIGKEVHLFSVGDISHPQSPEIYVELEKLNSEMREVGCILERGENVDTECLLEEKRNLEQFYQ; encoded by the coding sequence ATGCTAAAGAATCACATTTGCCTCCGTAAGGAGATACGGGGCAGGATCTGTAGGAAGAGATATTTTTCTAATGTGGCATATCACATGTTCGATGAAATTCCTCGAGGAGTTTATGCTAGGGAAGCAGCTAAGCAACACATGGATAGTCTCGGAAAGAAGCCCACAAAGTACACTTTTTGTTCTGCCCTGAACTCTTGTGCGAAGACATCAAATTGGTACTTGGGTTTGCAGATTCATGCCCAAGTAATTCAGACAGGGCACGAGGAAAATTTGTTTATAAGCAGTGCGCTCGTTGATGTTTATGCCAAGTGTGGAGAATTGGCAGATGCATGGAGggtgtttgatagcatgaaGATGCACGATCAAGTATCATGGACCTCAATCATAGCTGGATATTCACAAAATGGGGATGGTAGACAAgccattttattatttaaagaaatgtTGCTTTCCCAAATTAGACCTAATGCTGTTACTTATGTTGGTGTTATTAGCGCATGCATTGGGCTGGAATTGGCATTTGAATGTTGTATCTCACTTCATGCGCATGTAGTTAAACTTGGCACTGATCGTAACAGTTTCGTGGTCAGTTCTTTAATAGATTGTTACTCCAAATGTGGGAGAGTTGAGCAAGCTGTATTGCTATTTGATGCAAGGGCTGAAAAGGATATTGTCCTTCTCAATTCTATGATCTCAGGATATTCTCAGAACCTATTTGGCGAAGAAGCCCTAAAACTGTTTATTCAAATGCAGAAATACAGTATAAGTCCAACGGATCATACTTTAACCAGCATTCTGAATGCTTGTGGGTGCTTAGCTGTCCTCCAGCAAGGAAGACAGTTTCATGCTTTGGTAATAAAAATGGGCTCGACTTGCAATGTGTTTGTTGCGTGTTCATTAATAGACATGTACTCCAAATGCGGTAGCATTGACGAAGCCCGTTGTGTTTTTGATCAAGCGGTTAAGAAGAACAGTGTCTTGTGGACTTCAATGATATCGGGGTATACTCAATGCGGAAGAGGTTCCTGTGGGTTGGAGCTTTTTGATTATTTGGTGACTAAAGAAGGACTCATGCCTGACCATGTTTGTTTGACGGCTGTCTTGAGTGCCTGCAATCATGCTGGATTTCTTGACAGAGGGATTGATTATTTCAATAGAATGAGAAGAGATTATGGTCTGATTCCTGACCTAGACCAATATGCTTGTGTGATTGACCTCTATGCAAGGCAGGGGCATCTTAAAAAAGCCAAGGGGTTGATGGAGGAAATGCCCTTTCGTCCAAACTCTGTAATTTGGAGTTCGTTCTTGCATTCTTGCAAAGTGTACGGTGAAATAGAACTTGGGAAGCAAGCTGCATTACAGCTATTTAAGATGGAACCGCAGAATGCTGTTCCATACATAACACTGGCTAGTATTTATGCAGGAGCAGGTTTATGGAGTGAAGTGGCTAAGACTAGGAAATTGttgaatttgaaagaaatgaagaaaaatacaGGATGGAGTTGGGTTGAGATAGGAAAGGAGGTTCATTTGTTCTCCGTGGGTGATATATCTCACCCTCAATCACCAGAAATCTATGTGGAGCTGGAAAAGCTGAACTCGGAAATGAGGGAGGTTGGGTGTATATTAGAGCGTGGAGAGAACGTTGACACTGAGTGTTTattagaagagaagagaaacttGGAGCAATTTTATCAGTGA
- the LOC127803617 gene encoding probable beta-D-xylosidase 6 has product MSERTFLILFFAIGILSLSGFTISTEDPPPNITSYTPQLQFACKPPYNSYQFCNTSLAVAARATSLISLLALPEKIGLLIENAASVPRLGIPAYQWWSESLHGVGGSGPGVSFNGIIPAATSFPQVIVTGASFNRSLWYKIASAIGVEGRAFFNVGQAGLTFWAPNVNIFRDPRWGRGQETTGEDPLVAAAYAIEFVKGFQGEDRRRGRTSGGERRELQQRAGEGRSDDIGLMASACCKHYTAYDLEKWGIYDRYNFDAMVTIQDMEDTYQPPFESCVEQGGASCLMCSYNSVNGVPTCAQKNFFQKAREEWGFNGYITSDCGAVAFIYEHHHFTKTPEDAVAVAFKAGLDMECGPYTTMFGPLAVEQGKLQVEDIDRALFNLLSVQIRLGLFDGNPKNIKHGNLGPSDVCTAEHRALALEAARQGTVLLKNHNNFLPLDRNRVSSLAIIGPMAMSHALGGDYAGQPCNPTSVFDGFQSYANKISYAIGCLDGVPCKTRAGFAEAVSLAREADIVIVVTGLDTSQEAEELDRYSLLMPGYQKDLVTTIASASKRPLVLLVTGGGPIDLAFAEKDSRIASILWIGYPGGEAGGNAVAEIIFGDFNPGGRLPITWYPESITKIPMTDMNMRPNLSRNYPGRTYRFYTGEKIYEFGHGLSYTNFTYKLLSAPNKLGILPGFIKAAAPRRIKALQQTNGELDYIYVDELEYCDSLIFNLQASVMNSGDVDGSHVVMLFSRGPKSSEMEGAPEKQLIWFDRIHTIARRSTEISVTINPCEHFSFADVHGRRTLPLGNYTLILWDLELTISINI; this is encoded by the exons ATGTCTGAGAGGACATTTCTAATTCTCTTCTTCGCCATCGGTATTCTAAGTCTCTCGGGCTTCACCATATCTACTGAAGATCCCCCTCCAAATATCACTTCATACACTCCTCAACTCCAGTTCGCCTGTAAGCCACCATACAACTCGTACCAATTTTGCAACACCTCTCTTGCAGTGGCAGCCAGAGCCACATCTCTCATCTCCCTCCTTGCCCTCCCTGAGAAGATCGGACTGCTCATCGAAAACGCCGCCAGCGTGCCAAGACTCGGCATACCGGCCTATCAGTGGTGGTCGGAGTCTCTGCATGGAGTTGGCGGCAGTGGCCCCGGAGTCAGCTTCAACGGCATAATTCCAGCCGCCACCAGCTTCCCTCAAGTCATCGTCACCGGAGCTTCTTTCAACAGGAGTCTCTGGTACAAGATCGCTTCGGCCATTGGGGTTGAGGGCAGAGCCTTCTTCAATGTTGGGCAGGCTGGTTTGACATTTTGGGCGCCCAATGTTAACATATTCAGAGACCCCAGATGGGGGAGAGGTCAAGAGACGACGGGAGAAGATCCGCTGGTTGCGGCGGCTTATGCCATCGAGTTTGTGAAGGGATTTCAAGGGGAGGATCGGAGACGTGGCCGTACAAGTGGTGGTGAGAGGAGAGAGCTGCAGCAGCGGGCAGGAGAAGGGAGGAGCGACGACATTGGGCTGATGGCGTCTGCATGTTGCAAGCACTACACTGCTTACGATTTGGAGAAGTGGGGGATTTACGACAGATACAACTTTGATGCCATG GTGACCATTCAAGACATGGAGGACACATATCAACCACCTTTTGAAAGTTGTGTGGAACAAGGTGGAGCAAGTTGTTTGATGTGCTCATATAATTCTGTCAATGGTGTGCCTACTTGTGCgcaaaaaaatttctttcaaaaagctCGGGAAGAATGGGGTTTTAACGG GTATATTACCTCCGACTGTGGAGCTGTCGCCTTCATATATGAACACCACCATTTCACCAAAACTCCCGAAGATGCAGTAGCGGTTGCTTTTAAAGCAG GACTGGACATGGAGTGTGGACCATATACGACTATGTTCGGTCCGCTTGCAGTAGAGCAGGGGAAATTGCAAGTAGAAGACATTGACAGAGCTCTTTTCAATTTGCTCTCTGTTCAGATTCGTTTGGGACTTTTTGATGGAAACCCCAAAAACATAAAGCACGGGAACCTAGGACCTTCCGATGTTTGTACTGCAGAGCACAGGGCGTTGGCACTGGAAGCAGCAAGGCAGGGCACCGTTCTCCTAAAGAATCACAATAACTTCTTGCCTCTGGATAGGAACAGAGTCTCTTCCCTGGCCATTATTGGCCCGATGGCAATGAGCCATGCATTGGGTGGCGACTATGCAG GACAACCTTGCAACCCAACGAGTGTTTTTGATGGATTTCAGTCCTAtgcaaataaaatatcatatgcAATTGGTTGCCTAGACGGTGTACCTTGCAAGACAAGAGCAGGATTCGCTGAGGCAGTTTCACTTGCTAGAGAAGCCgatattgttattgttgttactGGACTTGACACGTCTCAGGAAGCTGAAGAACTTGACCGTTACAGTCTCCTTATGCCAGGATACCAAAAGGACCTTGTTACGACAATTGCATCTGCGAGCAAAAGACCCTTGGTTTTACTTGTTACTGGTGGTGGACCAATTGACTTGGCATTTGCCGAGAAAGACTCACGAATTGCTAGTATTTTGTGGATTGGTTATCCTGGAGGAGAAGCTGGGGGAAACGCAGTTGCAGAGattatttttggagattttAATCCAG GTGGAAGACTACCCATCACTTGGTATCCAGAATCGATCACTAAAATACCAATGACTGACATGAATATGCGACCTAATCTCTCTCGAAATTATCCTGGGAGAACTTATCGATTTTATACTGGAGAAAAGATATACGAATTTGGACACGGTTTAAGTTATACAAACTTCACGTACAAGCTATTGTCTGCACCAAACAAGTTGGGCATACTGCCGGGTTTTATCAAGGCTGCAGCACCAAGAAGGATTAAGGCACTACAACAAACAAATGGCGAGCTTGATTACATTTACGTTGATGAATTGGAATATTGTGATTCCTTGATATTTAATCTACAGGCTTCTGTGATGAATAGTGGCGACGTGGATGGAAGTCATGTTGTGATGTTGTTTTCTAGAGGGCCAAAATCTTCGGAAATGGAGGGTGCTCCAGAAAAACAGTTAATTTGGTTTGATCGTATTCACACCATAGCCCGTAGGTCCACTGAAATCAGCGTCACCATAAATCCTTGCGAACATTTTAGCTTTGCCGATGTGCATGGAAGAAGAACATTACCCCTCGGAAATTACACACTCATACTCTGGGATCTAGAGCTTACtatttcaattaatatataa